In Desulfobacterales bacterium, the following are encoded in one genomic region:
- a CDS encoding adenylate/guanylate cyclase domain-containing protein, which translates to MTMQPPVPFSKITPTPPDNCLLFIDDEEGIRRSVLRALKKSAYTLLTAQNGEEGLGIVRQRPQRISTVITDYKMPGINGLETLIKVRAINPEITRIILTGYATMAVAIQATNEGIDGFLSKPFDNTEFRAKIHDICLRKRLRQFVSEPIYQKIQKAPNALLPVFHEASVLFADIRNFTRMSQGVSPEEIAAFLNEHFFTPMGEIAYDHLGTVDKHMGDAIMVVFGSPVPRPEDPVQAVSAAQKMQEKAKEIDALLLRENNRFRLEIGIGIATGNVLSGVLGSLRKKEYTSVGMAVNIASRLQHLAAGGETLISEETYGEMKKYAETSGIESRITAHPLPPVAVKGMDHPLTCYRVIG; encoded by the coding sequence ATGACGATGCAACCCCCAGTGCCTTTCTCCAAAATAACCCCGACACCCCCCGACAACTGTTTATTATTTATTGATGACGAGGAAGGCATCCGCCGCTCGGTGTTACGCGCATTGAAAAAAAGCGCCTATACCCTTCTCACCGCCCAAAACGGGGAGGAAGGGCTTGGCATTGTCCGGCAACGGCCGCAACGGATTTCAACGGTCATTACCGATTACAAAATGCCGGGCATTAACGGGCTTGAGACGCTGATCAAAGTTCGTGCCATCAATCCCGAAATTACCCGTATTATTCTGACTGGTTACGCCACCATGGCGGTGGCGATTCAAGCCACGAACGAAGGCATTGATGGCTTTTTGAGCAAACCATTTGATAATACGGAGTTCAGGGCCAAGATTCACGATATTTGTCTCCGTAAACGCTTACGGCAATTTGTTTCCGAGCCGATCTATCAAAAAATTCAGAAAGCACCGAACGCCCTACTGCCAGTTTTTCACGAAGCTTCGGTCTTGTTTGCGGATATTCGCAATTTCACGCGCATGTCCCAGGGCGTTTCGCCGGAAGAGATCGCCGCTTTTTTAAACGAGCATTTTTTTACCCCCATGGGAGAAATCGCCTATGACCATCTCGGCACGGTGGATAAACATATGGGAGACGCGATCATGGTGGTTTTCGGCTCACCGGTCCCTCGGCCGGAAGATCCGGTGCAGGCCGTGTCGGCCGCTCAAAAAATGCAGGAAAAAGCAAAGGAAATAGATGCGCTGCTCTTGCGGGAAAACAACCGGTTTCGGCTTGAGATCGGCATCGGTATCGCAACGGGGAATGTGTTATCCGGCGTCTTGGGGTCCTTGCGAAAAAAGGAATATACCTCGGTGGGCATGGCGGTCAATATCGCCTCTCGCCTTCAGCATCTGGCCGCCGGCGGCGAGACGTTGATCAGCGAAGAGACCTATGGGGAAATGAAAAAATATGCCGAGACATCAGGGATCGAAAGCCGCATCACCGCCCATCCCCTGCCGCCGGTCGCCGTAAAGGGAATGGATCACCCGTTGACCTGTTATCGCGTCATCGGGTGA
- the queF gene encoding preQ(1) synthase, giving the protein MGSSVEKKILYPVDKPEVVRTDLIDIIDYQYRTSRDIDIVIRQPEFTSVCPMTGLPDFGTILIKYRPDDKIVELKSLKYYLLQYRNVGIFYEHVVNRILDDLVAQIRPKRMEIIGEFTARGGITSTISAVYERDK; this is encoded by the coding sequence ATGGGGTCATCAGTTGAAAAAAAGATTTTATATCCGGTAGACAAGCCGGAGGTCGTTCGGACGGATCTTATCGATATTATTGACTATCAATATCGAACCAGCCGGGATATCGATATCGTGATTCGCCAGCCCGAGTTTACGTCGGTGTGCCCCATGACGGGGTTGCCGGATTTTGGAACCATCCTGATCAAATATCGGCCCGATGATAAGATTGTGGAGCTGAAATCGTTGAAGTATTACCTGCTGCAGTATCGAAATGTCGGTATTTTTTATGAACATGTGGTAAATCGGATTCTTGATGACCTTGTGGCGCAGATTCGGCCGAAACGAATGGAGATCATCGGAGAGTTCACGGCCAGAGGGGGGATTACCTCTACAATTTCTGCTGTTTATGAAAGGGACAAATGA
- the polA gene encoding DNA polymerase I gives MEEEKTIYLIDGTAYIHRAYHAIRGLTNSSGLPTNAVFGFTRMLIKLLSDRSPAYIGMFFDAKGPTFRHEMYSAYKANRPSMPEDMAIQIPYIREVARAMRLPVFEMPGYEADDVIGTIANQAESAGFSVVMVTGDKDFMQLVTEKISIWDPMKEKTIDYDSVRNTYGLDPKQLIDVMGLSGDTSDNVPGVPGIGEKTALSLIQSFGGMEALYDALNTVSQKKQREKLGDYKEQAFLSKKLVTIHRDVPVSFDPAAFCRQEPDREKLQDLFKTLEFSQLQQVFFAPTPTKTKAYKAVCDIEALTALITRLKSAPVFALDTETTSKDPMNAELVGLSFAVQVDEGFYIPCGHDADVVPNQLDRNWVLDLLKPILENNDLKKVGQNIKYDWMVLSHYGIELAGVVFDTMLASYLLNPSKRAHNLDQIALDYLNHHTITYEETVGKANKADGFARVPLEKAVPYAGEDADITLAAYEVLAPKLKNLGLWDLFQQVEMPLVPVLVRMERRGIQVSPDRLMELSKTFAQQLDELEAQIYALAGERFNIRSSQQLGQIFFEKLKLPVQKKTKKKTNYSTDVDVLTALADHHELPAYVLRHRTLAKLKSTYADALIDLIHPKTGRIHTSYNQTITATGRLSSSDPNLQNIPIRTEEGRQIRSAFLPRKGWRLLSADYSQIELRILAHCSEDPILIEAFLNDEDIHTRTAAEVFQVFPSFIDADLRRQAKAINFGIVYGMSPFGLSRQLGISQKMAKTYIDNYFARYRGVKAFMDRTIAEAHTTRKTTTLLNRIRLLPDIDSTNLSVRQFAERTAINTPIQGSAADLIKLAMIKADETLRQKGMETAMLLTVHDELVFEVPPEEETLAEELVRGIMEGVWALRVPLKVNMEWGDNWAQVH, from the coding sequence ATGGAAGAGGAGAAAACGATCTATCTGATTGATGGGACGGCCTATATTCACCGTGCCTACCATGCCATTCGGGGATTGACCAATTCATCGGGTCTTCCCACCAACGCGGTCTTCGGGTTTACCCGCATGCTGATCAAGCTGTTATCGGATCGATCCCCGGCATATATCGGTATGTTTTTTGACGCCAAGGGGCCCACCTTTCGCCATGAGATGTATTCGGCCTATAAGGCGAACCGGCCGTCCATGCCCGAGGATATGGCGATTCAGATTCCGTACATTCGGGAGGTCGCCCGCGCGATGCGGCTGCCGGTCTTTGAAATGCCGGGATACGAGGCCGATGATGTCATCGGCACGATCGCAAACCAAGCGGAATCGGCAGGGTTTTCCGTGGTGATGGTGACGGGTGACAAGGATTTTATGCAGCTTGTCACGGAAAAGATCAGCATTTGGGATCCCATGAAGGAGAAAACCATTGATTACGATTCGGTTCGAAACACTTACGGGCTTGACCCGAAACAGTTGATCGACGTGATGGGCCTTTCCGGTGATACATCCGATAACGTGCCGGGCGTGCCGGGAATCGGAGAGAAAACGGCATTGTCCCTCATTCAATCCTTCGGCGGTATGGAGGCGCTTTATGACGCCTTGAATACCGTTTCGCAGAAAAAACAAAGGGAAAAACTCGGTGACTATAAGGAACAGGCCTTTTTAAGCAAGAAACTGGTAACCATTCACCGGGATGTGCCGGTTTCGTTTGATCCGGCAGCCTTTTGCCGTCAGGAGCCGGATCGGGAAAAACTTCAGGACTTGTTTAAAACGCTGGAGTTCTCTCAACTTCAACAGGTGTTTTTCGCGCCAACCCCAACGAAAACCAAAGCGTATAAGGCCGTTTGTGATATCGAAGCGTTAACGGCGCTCATTACCCGATTAAAATCCGCCCCTGTTTTTGCGCTTGACACGGAAACCACTTCCAAAGACCCCATGAATGCCGAGTTGGTGGGACTCTCTTTTGCCGTGCAGGTTGATGAGGGGTTTTACATTCCCTGCGGCCACGATGCGGACGTTGTGCCGAACCAACTGGACCGGAACTGGGTGCTCGACCTGTTAAAACCGATTCTGGAAAATAATGACCTTAAAAAGGTGGGGCAGAATATCAAGTATGACTGGATGGTGTTGTCCCATTACGGGATTGAATTGGCCGGCGTGGTGTTTGATACCATGCTGGCGTCCTATCTTCTGAACCCCTCCAAACGGGCGCACAATCTGGATCAGATTGCGCTGGATTACTTAAATCACCACACGATTACCTATGAAGAAACGGTCGGCAAGGCCAATAAAGCAGACGGCTTTGCCCGTGTGCCGCTGGAAAAAGCCGTTCCCTATGCCGGCGAAGACGCGGATATTACGCTGGCGGCCTATGAGGTGCTTGCGCCCAAACTGAAGAACTTGGGGTTATGGGACTTATTTCAGCAGGTTGAAATGCCGTTGGTTCCGGTATTGGTGCGCATGGAAAGGCGGGGCATTCAGGTAAGTCCGGACCGGTTGATGGAGCTGTCCAAAACATTTGCGCAGCAACTTGATGAGTTGGAAGCGCAGATTTACGCGCTTGCCGGGGAGCGCTTCAATATTCGATCCTCTCAGCAACTCGGGCAGATTTTTTTTGAAAAACTGAAGTTGCCGGTTCAGAAAAAAACAAAGAAAAAGACGAACTATTCCACCGATGTGGATGTGCTGACCGCACTGGCCGATCACCATGAACTGCCCGCTTATGTATTGCGCCACCGGACACTTGCAAAATTAAAATCCACTTACGCCGATGCGCTGATCGATCTGATTCATCCAAAAACAGGGCGCATTCATACTTCCTATAACCAGACCATTACCGCAACCGGCCGGCTCAGCAGCTCGGACCCGAATTTGCAGAATATTCCGATTCGAACCGAAGAAGGCCGGCAGATTCGCAGCGCCTTTTTACCCCGAAAAGGGTGGCGGTTACTCTCCGCGGATTATTCCCAGATCGAGCTGCGGATTTTGGCCCATTGCTCAGAAGACCCGATTTTGATTGAGGCCTTTCTCAATGATGAGGATATTCACACCCGAACGGCGGCGGAAGTCTTTCAGGTATTTCCCTCCTTTATCGATGCGGATCTTCGGCGTCAGGCAAAGGCCATTAATTTCGGCATTGTTTACGGCATGAGCCCTTTTGGCCTTTCCAGGCAACTGGGAATCAGTCAGAAAATGGCGAAAACCTACATCGATAATTATTTTGCTCGGTATCGGGGGGTAAAAGCCTTTATGGACCGAACCATCGCAGAGGCGCATACCACCCGGAAAACCACGACGCTGTTGAATCGCATTCGGTTATTGCCGGATATCGACAGCACGAATTTAAGTGTGCGCCAGTTTGCTGAGCGCACGGCGATCAATACCCCCATTCAGGGCTCTGCCGCGGATTTGATCAAATTGGCCATGATCAAGGCCGATGAGACGCTACGCCAAAAAGGGATGGAAACGGCCATGTTGCTGACGGTTCATGATGAGCTGGTATTTGAAGTGCCGCCCGAAGAGGAAACGCTTGCCGAGGAACTGGTTCGCGGCATTATGGAAGGCGTATGGGCACTGCGGGTGCCGTTAAAAGTGAACATGGAATGGGGGGATAATTGGGCGCAGGTCCATTAG
- a CDS encoding HAD family hydrolase yields the protein MASFKVIALDCDGVMFDSEKANTAYYNRVLNHFGRPGLLPEQLDYVHMHTAGEALALLFPDDNMLRQALAFCRETGYTDFIRLMEIEPHLRDLLNKVRPHMKTAVATNRTNTMGQVIREHGLEGMFDLVVCALDVDKPKPHPDMLKKVSNHFGVPSYEVLFIGDSELDSQAAYAANVPFAAYANPSLEANFHISSLQEVGVILEGYSRFDGF from the coding sequence ATGGCAAGTTTCAAGGTTATTGCATTGGATTGTGACGGGGTGATGTTTGATTCGGAAAAAGCGAATACGGCTTATTATAATAGGGTGTTAAATCATTTCGGCCGGCCCGGCTTGTTGCCCGAACAATTGGACTATGTGCATATGCATACGGCTGGCGAGGCCTTGGCCCTTCTTTTTCCGGATGACAACATGCTGCGACAGGCGTTGGCTTTTTGCAGAGAAACCGGATACACGGATTTTATCCGGCTGATGGAAATTGAGCCCCACCTCAGAGACTTATTAAATAAGGTGCGGCCGCACATGAAAACCGCTGTTGCCACCAACCGGACCAACACCATGGGGCAGGTCATTCGGGAACACGGGCTGGAGGGAATGTTCGACCTGGTGGTCTGTGCGCTTGATGTGGATAAGCCCAAACCGCATCCCGACATGTTGAAAAAGGTGTCGAATCATTTTGGCGTGCCGTCCTATGAAGTGCTTTTTATCGGGGATTCAGAATTGGATTCCCAAGCGGCATACGCCGCCAATGTTCCTTTTGCGGCCTATGCAAATCCATCCCTTGAAGCAAACTTTCACATTTCAAGCCTTCAGGAGGTGGGGGTGATATTAGAGGGGTATTCGAGGTTTGATGGTTTTTAA